A section of the Corvus hawaiiensis isolate bCorHaw1 chromosome 14, bCorHaw1.pri.cur, whole genome shotgun sequence genome encodes:
- the LOC125333378 gene encoding methionine--tRNA ligase, mitochondrial-like, translating into MSPVARRSLGRGPAGPARPRRARASRRFRAAAPRRRIDVPRPLRRAAAAAATAAAAAATGPGRRLLLSTPIFYANGPPHIGHLYSALLADALLRHRRLRAAGPARLCTGQRSPRSEPLPRG; encoded by the exons ATGTCGCCGGTCGCTCGCCGGTCGCTCGGtcgcggccccgccggcccggcccggccccgccgcgcacGCGCCTCCCGCCGCTTCCGGGCGgccgctccgcgccgccgcATCGAtg tcccgcgcccgctccgccgcgccgccgccgccgccgccaccgccgccgccgccgccgccaccgggcccggccgccgcctGCTGCTCTCCACCCCCATCTTCTACGCGAACGGGCCGCCGCACATCGGGCACCTGTACTCGGCGCTGCTGGCCGACGCGCTGCTCCGCCACCGCCGCCTGCgcgccgccggcccggcccggctctgCACGGGTCAGCGAAGCCCCCGCTCCGAGCCCCTTCCCCGGGGCTGA
- the AIFM1 gene encoding apoptosis-inducing factor 1, mitochondrial isoform X2, producing MIRCRAALARALRPPPRGRAHAVLQCHQLRCPSRSLTSSGVPGKAGSNLLLYLIVGGTVTGTGAYVYKILKDNKERFTRRVSTVTTQSQDDEPSASAPSTHPKVPSHVPFLLIGGGTAAFAAARSIRARDPGARVLIVSEDPNLPYMRPPLSKELWFSDDPNVTETLRFKQWNGKERSIYFQPPSFYVPVEDLPSVENGGVAVLPGKKVVHMDVRGNTVKLSDGTQISYDKCLIATGGSPRNLPAIERAGKDVQKRLTLFRKIEDFRRLEKISREVKSITIIGGGFLGSELACALGRRARTRGLEVIQLFPENGNMGKVLPEYLSNWTTEKVRREGVNVLPNAVVKSVSVSGNRLLIKLKDGRKVETDHIVAAVGLEPNVELAKSAGLEVDSNFGGFRVNAELQARSNIWVAGDAACFYDIKLGRRRVEHHDHAVVSGRLAGENMTGAAKPYWHQSMFWSDLGPNVGYEAIGLVDSSLPTVGVFAKATAKDTPKSATEQSGTGIRSESETEAEASEVQISQSSSPTPQVPQQGEDYGKGVIFYLRDKVVVGIVLWNIFNRMPIARKIIKDGEEHEDLNEVAKLFNIHED from the exons ATGATCCGCTGCCGCGCGGCCCTGGCGCGCGCCCTGCGCCCCCCGCCGCGGGGACGCGCCCACGCGG TTTTGCAATGCCATCAGCTAAGATGCCCTTCTAGATCCCTGACGTCTTCAGGTGTTCCTGGCAAAGCTGGCAGCAACCTCTTGTTATACTTAATAGTGGGAGGAACAGTCACTGGGACAGGAGCTTAT gTGTACAAAATACTGAAGGATAACAAAGAGCGATTCACCAGGCGGGTCTCGACGGTAACCACGCAGTCCCAAGACGATGAGCCCTCTGCCTCCG CTCCGAGCACTCATCCCAAGGTCCCGTCCCACGTCCCTTTCCTGCTCATTGGTGGAGGAACCGCTGCTTTCGCTGCTGCCAGATCCATCCGGGCCCGCGACCCCGGAGCCCGG GTGCTGATTGTGTCTGAAGACCCTAACCTGCCCTACATGCGTCCACCTCTTTCCAAAGAACTGTGGTTTTCCGATGATCCCAACGTGACAGAAACGTTGCGGTTCAAGCAGTGGAATGGCAAGGAGAGGAG TATCTATTTCCAGCCGCCGTCTTTCTATGTGCCTGTCGAGGACCTGCCTTCTGTGGAAAATGGTGGGGTGGCAGTTCTGCCTGGCAAGAAG GTTGTGCACATGGATGTCAGAGGGAACACGGTGAAGCTCAGTGATGGCACCCAGATATCCTACGACAAATGTCTCATTGCCACTG GGGGATCCCCAAGAAACCTGCCTGCCATTGAACGAGCAGGAAAGGACGTGCAGAAAAGGCTGACCCTGTTCCGAAAG ATCGAGGACTTCCGAAGGCTGGAGAAGATTTCCAGGGAAGTCAAGTCCATCACAATTATTGGTGGTGGATTCCTCGGCAGCGAGCTGgcctgtgctctgggaaggagag CACGAACCCGAGGCCTGGAGGTGATCCAGCTGTTTCCAGAGAACGGCAACATGGGCAAAGTCCTGCCCGAATACCTGAGCAACTGGACCACAGAGAAAGTCCGAAGAG AGGGGGTCAATGTCCTGCCCAATGCTGTGGTCAAATCCGTCTCTGTGTCCGGCAACCGGCTGCTGATTAAACTGAAGGACGGCCGGAAG GTGGAGACAGATCACATTGTGGCTGCGGTGGGGCTGGAGCCTAATGTGGAACTGGCCAAGTCAGCGGGGCTGGAGGTGGACTCCAACTTCGGGGGGTTCCGGGTGAACGCGGAGCTGCAGGCGCGCTCCAACATCTGGGTG GCAGGGGATGCTGCCTGCTTTTATGACATCAAACTGGGCCGGAGGCGCGTGGAGCACCACGACCACGCCGTGGTGAGCGGGAGACTGGCTGGAGAAAACATGACAGGAGCTGCAAAGCCCTACTGGCACCAGTCCATGTTCTG GAGTGATCTGGGCCCCAACGTGGGGTACGAAGCCATTGGCCTTGTGGACAGCAGTCTGCCCACAGTGGGAGTGTTCGCCAAGGCGACGGCCAAGGACACCCCAAAAAGTGCAACAGAACAGTCAG GGACTGGAATTCGATCTGAGAGCGAAACGGAAGCAGAAGCCTCAGAAGTTCAGATCTCTCAAAGCTCTTCACCAACGCCTCAAGTCCCACAGCAAGGAGAAGATTACGGCAAAGGTGTCATTTTCTACCTCAGGGATAAAGTCGTGGTGGGAATCGTATTGTGGAACATCTTCAACAGGATGCCCATTGCTCGGAAG ATCATCAAAGATGGGGAGGAGCATGAGGACCTCAATGAAGTAGCAAAGCTCTTCAACATCCACGAAGACTGA
- the AIFM1 gene encoding apoptosis-inducing factor 1, mitochondrial isoform X1, which translates to MIRCRAALARALRPPPRGRAHAGTLLQRWNVPPDLQLSRQVASTGVPGQKGSNSVFVLIVGLSTLGAGAYVYKILKDNKERFTRRVSTVTTQSQDDEPSASAPSTHPKVPSHVPFLLIGGGTAAFAAARSIRARDPGARVLIVSEDPNLPYMRPPLSKELWFSDDPNVTETLRFKQWNGKERSIYFQPPSFYVPVEDLPSVENGGVAVLPGKKVVHMDVRGNTVKLSDGTQISYDKCLIATGGSPRNLPAIERAGKDVQKRLTLFRKIEDFRRLEKISREVKSITIIGGGFLGSELACALGRRARTRGLEVIQLFPENGNMGKVLPEYLSNWTTEKVRREGVNVLPNAVVKSVSVSGNRLLIKLKDGRKVETDHIVAAVGLEPNVELAKSAGLEVDSNFGGFRVNAELQARSNIWVAGDAACFYDIKLGRRRVEHHDHAVVSGRLAGENMTGAAKPYWHQSMFWSDLGPNVGYEAIGLVDSSLPTVGVFAKATAKDTPKSATEQSGTGIRSESETEAEASEVQISQSSSPTPQVPQQGEDYGKGVIFYLRDKVVVGIVLWNIFNRMPIARKIIKDGEEHEDLNEVAKLFNIHED; encoded by the exons ATGATCCGCTGCCGCGCGGCCCTGGCGCGCGCCCTGCGCCCCCCGCCGCGGGGACGCGCCCACGCGG GCACGTTGTTGCAGCGCTGGAATGTGCCCCCAGacctgcagctgagcagacaAGTGGCTAGCACAGGCGTGCCTGGGCAAAAGGGCAGTAATTCGGTTTTTGTCCTTATTGTGGGCTTGTCCACCTTAGGAGCAGGTGCCTAT gTGTACAAAATACTGAAGGATAACAAAGAGCGATTCACCAGGCGGGTCTCGACGGTAACCACGCAGTCCCAAGACGATGAGCCCTCTGCCTCCG CTCCGAGCACTCATCCCAAGGTCCCGTCCCACGTCCCTTTCCTGCTCATTGGTGGAGGAACCGCTGCTTTCGCTGCTGCCAGATCCATCCGGGCCCGCGACCCCGGAGCCCGG GTGCTGATTGTGTCTGAAGACCCTAACCTGCCCTACATGCGTCCACCTCTTTCCAAAGAACTGTGGTTTTCCGATGATCCCAACGTGACAGAAACGTTGCGGTTCAAGCAGTGGAATGGCAAGGAGAGGAG TATCTATTTCCAGCCGCCGTCTTTCTATGTGCCTGTCGAGGACCTGCCTTCTGTGGAAAATGGTGGGGTGGCAGTTCTGCCTGGCAAGAAG GTTGTGCACATGGATGTCAGAGGGAACACGGTGAAGCTCAGTGATGGCACCCAGATATCCTACGACAAATGTCTCATTGCCACTG GGGGATCCCCAAGAAACCTGCCTGCCATTGAACGAGCAGGAAAGGACGTGCAGAAAAGGCTGACCCTGTTCCGAAAG ATCGAGGACTTCCGAAGGCTGGAGAAGATTTCCAGGGAAGTCAAGTCCATCACAATTATTGGTGGTGGATTCCTCGGCAGCGAGCTGgcctgtgctctgggaaggagag CACGAACCCGAGGCCTGGAGGTGATCCAGCTGTTTCCAGAGAACGGCAACATGGGCAAAGTCCTGCCCGAATACCTGAGCAACTGGACCACAGAGAAAGTCCGAAGAG AGGGGGTCAATGTCCTGCCCAATGCTGTGGTCAAATCCGTCTCTGTGTCCGGCAACCGGCTGCTGATTAAACTGAAGGACGGCCGGAAG GTGGAGACAGATCACATTGTGGCTGCGGTGGGGCTGGAGCCTAATGTGGAACTGGCCAAGTCAGCGGGGCTGGAGGTGGACTCCAACTTCGGGGGGTTCCGGGTGAACGCGGAGCTGCAGGCGCGCTCCAACATCTGGGTG GCAGGGGATGCTGCCTGCTTTTATGACATCAAACTGGGCCGGAGGCGCGTGGAGCACCACGACCACGCCGTGGTGAGCGGGAGACTGGCTGGAGAAAACATGACAGGAGCTGCAAAGCCCTACTGGCACCAGTCCATGTTCTG GAGTGATCTGGGCCCCAACGTGGGGTACGAAGCCATTGGCCTTGTGGACAGCAGTCTGCCCACAGTGGGAGTGTTCGCCAAGGCGACGGCCAAGGACACCCCAAAAAGTGCAACAGAACAGTCAG GGACTGGAATTCGATCTGAGAGCGAAACGGAAGCAGAAGCCTCAGAAGTTCAGATCTCTCAAAGCTCTTCACCAACGCCTCAAGTCCCACAGCAAGGAGAAGATTACGGCAAAGGTGTCATTTTCTACCTCAGGGATAAAGTCGTGGTGGGAATCGTATTGTGGAACATCTTCAACAGGATGCCCATTGCTCGGAAG ATCATCAAAGATGGGGAGGAGCATGAGGACCTCAATGAAGTAGCAAAGCTCTTCAACATCCACGAAGACTGA